From Dethiosulfovibrio salsuginis, a single genomic window includes:
- a CDS encoding transposase, translated as MIRYSQEFKESAIRKILPPENRSISELSEETGVTKTTLRKWKKEAQVVGAAAPCNEAQISRWNGEDRLQIVLETYGLNESERSEYCRSKGLYPEDIKAWRNACIKAAVGQAIGYDKSQQEAGVSKKKYQELEKELRRKEKALAEAAALLVFRKKAQAIWGDEEEE; from the coding sequence ATGATACGCTACAGCCAGGAGTTTAAAGAATCGGCAATTCGGAAGATATTGCCTCCGGAGAACAGGTCGATATCGGAACTCTCAGAAGAGACGGGAGTAACGAAAACCACGCTCCGCAAATGGAAAAAAGAGGCCCAAGTCGTAGGAGCAGCAGCCCCGTGTAACGAAGCGCAGATAAGTCGCTGGAATGGGGAGGATAGGCTCCAGATCGTATTGGAGACATACGGTCTCAACGAGTCTGAGCGTAGCGAATATTGTCGTTCTAAAGGCCTATACCCGGAGGACATCAAGGCATGGCGTAACGCCTGTATCAAGGCCGCGGTAGGACAGGCGATTGGTTACGATAAAAGCCAACAAGAGGCCGGTGTATCGAAGAAAAAGTACCAGGAGCTTGAAAAGGAGCTCCGTCGCAAGGAAAAGGCTTTGGCAGAAGCGGCAGCCCTTCTGGTATTCAGAAAAAAAGCCCAGGCGATCTGGGGGGACGAAGAGGAAGAATGA